Below is a genomic region from Caulobacter rhizosphaerae.
TGCACCAGGAAGGCCGCTGCATCCCCGGCATCGAGTTCTCGTCCAAGGCCGTGTTGCGCTTCGGCGTCGCCCTGCTGGGCGCGCGGATCACCGCCAGCCAGATCCTGGGCCTGGGCCTGACGCCGATCGTCACGGTCATCGTCGGCATCGGCTCGACCATCGGCCTGGGCGCGTTCCTGGCCAGGCGGATGGGCCTGAGGTCCAGCTTCGGCGTGCTGTCGGGCGGGGCGGTCGGCATCTGCGGGGCCTCGGCGGCCCTGGCCATCGCCTCGGTCCTGCCGCGCGGCAAGGACGCCGAGCGCGACACGATCCTGGCCGTCGTCACGGTCACGGCGCTGTCGACCATCGCCATGATCACCTATCCGCTGCTGACCGCGGCCCTGCATCTGGACCACACCCGGGCGGGGATCTTCCTGGGCGGCACCATCCACGACGTCGCCCAGGTGGTCGGGGCCGGCTACATGATCTCGCCCCACACCGGCGACGTGGCCACCTATGTGAAGCTGCTGCGGGTGACCATGCTGCTGCCGGTGGTCTTCACCATCGCCTTCGTCGTCGCCCGCATGGGACCAGGCGCGGCCGGGGGCGCCAAGGCGACCGTGCCGCTGTTCCTGGTCGGCTTTGCCGCCCTGGTCATCGTCAACAGCCTTGGCTGGCTGGCCAAGCCGGTCACCGACGCCGCCAACGAGATCTCCCGCTGGTGCCTGGTCACGGCCATCGCGGGCCTGGGCATGAAGACCTCGTTCAAGGACCTGATGACCGCCGGCTGGCGGCCCGTGGCGCTGATGGTCTTCGAGACCGTGTGGATCGCCGGCGTGGTGCTGGTGGCCGTCGAGTTCTTCACCTAGCCGCCGTCTGGGTGGGGATCGTCTTCAGCGCCTGGGCCACCAACGGCGCCAGTTTGCCGCCGATGATCCGCGCGCCGGCCGCATTGGGATGGATGCCGTCGCCCTGCATCAGCTGCCGCGACCCGCCGACGCCGGCCAGGATGTTGGCGTAGAGCGGGACCGAGAACTCCCGCGCCAGGGCCGGGTAGAGGGCGTTGAACTCGCGGGCGTAGGCCGCGCCGATCAGCGGCGGCGCGCCGACCCCGACCAGGACGATCCCGATCCGCCGTTGGCGCAGGCTCTGCAGGATGCCCCTCAGGTTGGCCTTGGTGACGCGGGGCTCGATCCCCTGCAGCAGGTCGTTGCCGCCCAGCGCCACGACGCACAGGGCGGTGTCCGGCGCGACGCTGAAATTGACCCGCGCCAGGCCGCCGCCGCTGGTGTCGCCCGACACCCCCGCGGCCCGCACGGTGGCCAGGACGCCCATGCGGGTCAGGGCCGCCTGCAGCTGGGCGGGCATGGCGTCCCTGGCCGGCAGGCCCAGGCCGGCGGTGATCGAGTCGCCCAGCACGGTGACCACCGGAGGCCTCGGCGACGGCGTGAGCTGGGTCCGAGGCGCGGCCGCGGCCTGGGTGGCCAGCAACAGTCCGGCGAGAAAGGCGCGGCGGTCCGGAAAGCGGGCGGGAAGGCTCATGGTCTGTCCATCGGCGCGGTCTGGAAGCGAGCCCGCGCGCGCGGGCCCCGCCGTCTTGCTGCACAAGGACTCCTGGACAACTGGATCGTCACCGCATTCAGGCTCATGGCTTCCTATGTAGGTTGGGTTCCGTCCAGACAATGACCAGGAAATCAGGAAGTTTCATGGCTGCAGGCTCCACGCCCGTCCTGGCTCTCGAGGCCGTGACCCTCACCCTGCCCTCGGCGGCGGGGCCCGTGAACATCCTGCGCGGCGTCGACCTGGCCGTGGGCCCGGGCGAACGGCTGGCGGTGATCGGTCCGTCGGGCTCGGGAAAGTCGTCGCTGATCGCGGTCGGAGCCGGGCTGGAGCAGCCGACATCAGGGGCCGTGCGCCTGTTCGGCCAGGACCTGGCCAGGCTCGACGAGGACGGCCGGGCTCGCCTGCGCCGAGGCCGCGCCGCCCTGGTCTTCCAGGCCTTCCATCTGCTGCCCAACATGACCGCCGAGGAGAACGTCGCCACGCCGCTGGAGATCGCCGGCGCCAGGGACGCCTTGGCCACGGCCCGCCAGTGGCTCGGCCGGGTGGGCCTGTCGGGCCGGCTGACCCATTATCCACACCAGCTGTCGGGCGGCGAGCAGCAGCGCGTGGCCCTGGCCCGCGCCCTGGCCGCCCGCCCCGCCCTGCTGTTCGCCGACGAGCCGACTGGCAATCTTGACGCCAAGACCGCCACCACCGTCGCCGACCTGATGTTCGCCCTGATCGCCGAGGTCGGCGCCGCCCTGGTCATGGTCACCCACGACCCGGTCCTGGCCGAGCGCGCCGACCGCATCGTGCGAATGGCCGACGGCCAGATCGACACAAGAAAGATCGATACGGGAAAGATCCTCGCCTGATGGCCGCCCTGTCGTTTCGCCTGGCCGCCCGCGAGCTGCGCTCCGGGGTGCGGGGCTTCCGCATCTTTCTGGCGTGCCTGGCCCTGGGCGTGGCCGCCATCGCCGCCGCCGGCTCGACCGCCGAGGCCTTCCGCCACGGCCTGGCCAGCCAGGCCCGCGAGATCCTGGGCGGCGACCTCTATGCCTCCGTCGAGAACCGAGACTTCACCTCCGCCGAGCGCGCCGCCTTCGATCGGCTGGGAATCACCACCTACACCGCCGCCGCCCGCGCCATGGCGGAGGCCCCCAGCGGCGACCGGCGCCTGGTCAGCCTGCGCGGCGTCGACCACCGCTTTCCCCTGGCCGGAACGGTGAAGGTGGACGGCGCGCCCGACCTGAAGACCGCCCTGGCCGACCGTGACGGCGTCTCCGGCGCGGCCGTCGAGCCGGCCCTGCTGGACCGCCTGCACCTGAAGCTGGGCGACCGCTTCACGGTCGGGCCGATAACGCTGCGGGCCAGCGCCGTGCTGGTCAGCGAACCCGACGGCCTTTCCCGGGGCTTCGCCCTTGGACCGCGCGTGCTCGTGCGCCGCGAGGTGCTGGAGCGCTCGGGGCTGCTGGCGCCCGGCGGCCTGTCCGGTCGCGCGGTCCGTGTCGCCCTGCCGGCCAGCCAGGACCCGCGCGCCGTTGGCAAGGCGGTCCAGGCCCGGTTTCCCGATGCGGGGTTCGAGGTTCGCGACCGCCTGGACGCCGCCCCCGGCGCGCGCCGTCTTATCGACCAGCTGGAATACTTCCTCGGCTTCATCGGCCTGGCCTCGCTGGTGGCCGGCGGCCTGGGCGTGGCCGGCGCGGTCAGCGCCTATCTGGCCACGCGCGAGCCATCGATCGCCGTGCTCAAGGCGCTGGGCGCCGACGGCGCGCTGATCCGCAACCTCTACCTGATCCAGATCGGGCTGCTGGCCGTCCTGGGCGTGGCCATTGGCCTGGCGATCGGCGCCGTCGCGCCACTGGTCCTGGGACAGCTGGCTGGCCCGTCCCTGCCGATCCCGGCCCTGTTCGCCGTCTATCCCCTGCCCCTGGCCAAGGCCGGGCTGTTCGGCCTGTTGGCGGCCGCGGCCTTCTCGCTGGTCCCGCTGGCGAGGGCGCGCCGCGCGCCACCGTCGGCCCTGTTTCGCCGCAGCCTGGGCGGCCGCCTTCCGCTGAGCCTGGAAACCCTGGGCGCGGTGCTGGCCGGCGCGGGCCTGGCCGCCCTGGCCGTGGCCACCGCCCCGACACCGATCGCCGCGGCGATCATGATCGCCGGGGTCGCCGTCTCGTTCGCGGTCCTCTGGGCCCTGGGACGCGCCGCCGCCTGGGGCGCGGGCAAGATGAGACGCCTGGTCAGCGGTCCCGCGAAGCTCGGCCTGGCCAACCTGGCCGGACCGCGCTCGGCCGCCCGCACCGCCAGCCCGGCCATCGGCCTGGGCGTGGCCCTGCTGGCCTGCGTGGTGCTGATCCAGTCGGCTCTGCTGACCCAGATCACCACCACCGCCCCGCGCACCGCCCCGGCCATGGTGTTCACCGAGATCCCCGGCGGCCAAGCCGCTGCGTTCGACGCCGAGGTCGCCCAGGTCATGCCGCTGACCCTGGAGACCTATCTGCGCCTGCCCTTCGTCACCGGCCGGATCAGCGGCCTGAAAGGCCGGCCGGTCGATAAGGACAGGATCAAGCCGGGCCAGCGCTGGGCCTTCGACAACGACATCGGCATGACCCTGCTGAGCGGCGCGCCGCCAAGCAACCAGGATGGAGGCGGCGAGACCACCGCCGGCCGGTGGTGGAGGCCCGACTACGCCGGCCCGCCGCTGCTGGCCCTGAACGCCGAGCTAGCCGAGGGCGCGGGGCTGAAAGTTGGCGACAGCGTCACCCTGACCATCCTGGGCCGCGACATCGAGGCCCGCGTCGCGGTGCTGCGCAGGATCGAGTTCGGCGGTTTCGGCCCCAACTTCAACGTCGTGCTGAACGCCAGGGCCCTGGAGGGGGCGGACCTGCGCAACGTCGCCATCGCCCGGCTGGGCAAGCCTCAGGAAGCCGCCCTGACCCGCCGGCTCGGCGACAGCTTTCCGGGGGTCAACGTCATCAGTGTCCGCGAGCAGCTGGACGCCGCCGCCGCCCTGTTCGACCGCCTGGCCCTGGCCGTGCGGGGCGCGGCGGCAGTGGCGGGCCTGGCCGGCCTGCTGGTGCTGGCAGGGGCCATCGCCGCCGGGGCGCGGGCCCGGGCGCGCGAGGCCGCGACCCTCAAGGTGCTGGGCGCCACGCGCGGCCAGATCCTGGCCGCCTACGCGATCGAGTACGGCGCGGTCGGGCTGATCGCCGGGGCGGCGGGCGTGGCCCTGGGCTTCGCCGCCGCCTGGCCGGTGGTGGTCAAGGTGTTCGAGGCCCGCTGGAGCGTCGACTGGGGCGGGGTCATGATCCTGCTGGTCGGCGCGGCGGGGCTTTCGACGGCGGGGGGCCTTTTGGCGGCGGCCTTGGCGCTGGCGCAGCGGCCGGCGCCGGTGCTGCGGGCGGAGTGAGCAGCGGGTCGCCGGGACGGCCGGAGCCGGCCAGCGGCAGGCTGGCGATCGGCACGCCCGGCAGCATCGGCTCGCCCGTCCACTCCCAATGCCAGGGCTCGAACACGTAGTTGACGAAGCCGAACCGCCCCGCGTTGGCCACTAGCCAGCGATAGAGGTCCGACCGGGTCATCGCCAACCGGTTGGGATCGGCGCTGGAGTCCGGTCCGAACCCCGGCGCGGCGGCGATGAACAGGTCCACGGCCAGGCCGGTGCGGTGGGCCGAGCAGATGGTCCGCGACACGCCCTGGCAGTTGTTGTCGCGGGCGCAGCGGGCGGCGTCGGCGGCCGGGTCGCGGAAGCCGGAGAACAGGGTCAGAGCGCGCGGGTCGCGCACCACCCCGGCCGCCTTTGCCTCGGCGACCATCCGGCGATAGGCGTCCAGGGCGCCGGGCCGCAGCTGGATGGCCTTGCCGCCGTAGCTCTCCTCGGGCTTGGCGGTGGACAGCAGGGCGACCGACGGCGCGCCGGGGCAGATCCCCTCGCCGTTGACCTTCACGAACGGCCGCGCCCGATGCCAGCGCACGAGCATGACCTTGAAGGTCTCCGGGTCGAAGGTCCCGGTCGGCTTCAGGCCATGACCGCCTTGCCATCGCGCGAGGGCGGCGGCGAAGCGCGGCGTGCCCGGGGCGCAGGCGGTCTGGACCTCGTGGGCGACGCGGGGGGCGTAGATCTCCCACCCGGTCTCGGCCCGCCCGAACGGCGTCCAGGTCAGGGTGGTCAGCGAGGCGGCGTTGACCGGCGCGGCGCTGGCCGAGGCGCCGCCGGCGTTGCAGTCCTCGGGCGAACCGCCGGGCGCCGCTCGGAGGGTTGGGCTGGCCGGCGGATCGTTCGACGGCAGATAGGTCGGGGGCGCGTACTGGGCCGGTTCGCGCGGCGCCGAGGCCGAGGGCGGCGGCAAGGCCGGCGCGGGGCGCTTGCCCGGCCACATCACCCACGCGACAAACGCGGCGACCAGCACGGCCAGCCCGCCCAGAACCCAGATCAGCCAACGCAGGATCTTCAAACAGGGCTCCTTGGCCGCGGGAGGCCGGTGGTGGAACTTCGCCATGGCTCAAGGCTTGAGAGGGGCAAGGCGTTCCCGCCCCGGAGTCGTTTGCATGCCCTTGCCCCTGCGTCCTGTCGTTTTGCTGCTCGGCTGCCTGGCGGCCACCGCCGCCTGTTCCGATCCCGCCCCGAAGCCGGACAAGCCGGCCGTGTCGAAGCCCGCCGCCCCGCCCGCCAAGCCCCAGACGCCGGTGGTGGCGGCGCCGGCCGTCGCCCCCGCCGCGCCCTCGCCGCTGGCCCAGGCCGTGAACGCCGCCGCCTTCGATCCGGCCGCCACGACGCCGCAGGCCAGGCAGGCCTATCTGACCCGCGCCCAGGTGCTGCTCGACCGCGCCCATTTCTCGCCCGGGGTGATCGACGGCCGGGAAGGTTCGAACCTGACCCTGGCGATCAGCGCCTTCCAGGAAGCCCGCCGGCTGACCGTCGACGGCAAGCTGAGCCCCGCCGTCTGGGACGCCCTGGTCGCCGACGCCGGCCCGGCCCTGACCGACTACGTGATCACGCCGGAAGACGTCGCCGGGCCGTTCACCCCCGACATCCCCAAGGACGACTACGAGGCGATGGCCAAGCTGCCGGCCCTCGGCTACGGCTCGCCGCTGGAGGCCCTGGCCGAGAAGTTCCACATGGACGAGCCGCTGCTGCAGGCGCTCAACCCCGGCGTCGACTTCTCCCAGGCCGGAACCACGATCATCGTCGCCGCCCTGGGGCCCGACGGCCTGGACGGCAAGGTCACGCGGATCGAGATCGACAACGCCAGGGGCGTGCTCAAGGCCTATGCCGACGGCGACAAGCTGCTAGCGGTATATCCGGCCACGGTGGGCAGCACCGAGCGCCCGGCCCCGGTCGGCGAGTGGGCGGTCAACACCGTGGCCCCGCGCCCGACCTATACCTACGATCCCTCGCGCCTGACGTTCGGCAAGCCGACGGGAAAGCTGACCATCAAGGCCGGGCCGAACAATCCGGTGGGCTCCACCTGGATCGACCTGACCAAGGACACCTACGGCATCCACGGCACGCCCGACCCCAAGCTGGTCAACAAGCGCGCCTCGCACGGCTGCGTGCGGCTGACCAACTGGGACGCGGCCGAACTGGGCGCAGCGGTGCAGAAGGGGGCCAAGGTGGTGTTCGAGGGCAAGCCGGTGCGGTGATCGGGACACGCCCTCGCGGCGTGTCCCCCACTTGCCGGCGCGTCGCTCGACGCTGGGGACACGCCGCGAGGGCATGTCCCCGGTCCCTACAGCGCCACCCTCAGTCCCACCCGCACCACCCTCGGGGCCGCATACCCCGCTACGCCGTCCGCCGTCCGCGAGGTCTGGATATTGGCGTCCAGCAGGTTGTCGCCGACCAGGTACAGCGTCACCAGGGGCTTCACACGCCAGTCCAGCCGGGCGTCCAGCCGCCAGGCCGGATCGAGCACGCGGCTGTTCAAGTCGTCCTCGAACCGCTTGCCTTCCCAGGTCAGGTCCGTGGTCAGGGCCAGGGTTTCGGTCAGCTCGGCCGACAGGCCCGCCGTGGCGCTCCAGATCGGGGCCTGGGCCGGGCGCTTGCCGGTCAGCTGCGGAGCCGTCGAACCGCCGTCCACCCGGGCGTCGGTGACCGACAGGGCCGAGCTCAGAGTCACGGCGCCGACCGTGCGCTCGGCGCGGCCTTCCAGCCCGACCGCGTCGATCGTCCCCGCGTTCTGGCGCTGGCGCAGCACGCCGCCGGCCGGGATGAAGCCGCCGATCGGGAAGGTTCCTGGCCCGGCGCCCAGGGTGACGTTGACGATCGGGTCTTCGATCCGGTTCCAGAACGCCGTGGCCTCGACCAGCCCCTTGTCGCCCTTGTGCGAGACGCCGGCCTCCAGGCCCTGCAGTCGCTCGGGCTTCAGCCCCGCATTGGCCTCGGTGACGTCGTTGCCCACCCGGAACGGGCGATAGAGCTCGTTGAGGCTGGCGGGCCGGAAGCCGGTATAGCCCGCCAGGCGGGCCGTCGTTCCGCCGCCCAGGTCGCGGGTCACGCCCAGCCGGCCGCTGACCACCTCGCCGTCGCGATCGGCCGGATGCTGGTCCAGCAGCACCGCCCCGGTCAGGGCGCTACGCTCGACCCGGAAGCCGTCGGTGGTCGCCCAGTGGTCGAGCCGCAGGCCGCCGGCCACCAGCCAGGAGCCTGCCGTCCACGATCCATCGGCATAGGCCCCGGCCACCGCGGTTTTGCCGCCGGCCACGCGGTTGCGGGTGTAGGTCCCGCCCAAATAGCTGTAGCGCTCGCGCTCCTCGCCGTCGTTCAGGCGCGCGTCGGCGCCCAGCTCCCACTCCAGCCCGCCGGCCTTGCGGCGCAGGGCCCCGTTGAGGCCCCAGCCGGTAGCCGGGGTCTTGTCCTGGCTGTTGGCCGGCGTGGTGGCCGAGCGACCGGCGGCAACGGCGACCGAGCTGTTGAACAGGTCGCTGGTCCGCCGCCAGGCCTGCAGCTTCCAGCCCAGGGCCGCGCCGCGCGGGGCCTTGACCAGGGTGGCGCTGAACACGTTGCCCGAGGCGTTGGCGCGGGCTCCGGCCAGCCCCGCCCCGCGATCCTCCTCGAAGAACCCGCCGCGCAGCGACAGCAGGCCCAGGGCCGTGGCCATGTCGACGCGGCCGGAGATGCTCTTGGCCTCCAGGTCGGTCCGGGTGTCGGCCGCGCCTCGGGCGTCGCCCCGCACCGGCACGTAGCCGTCGGACTTGTCGTAGAAGGCCGCGCCGGTGAACTCAAACCGCCCGAAGGTCGAGGTGGCCGCGGCGGAGGCGCGCTTGGAGCCCAGCTCGCCGACCGAGACGTCGGCGGCGACGCCCGCGTCCCGCTCCTTGAGTCCGATGACGCCGGTCAGGGCGCCGGCCCCGTAGGGGCCCGCCCCTGCCCCGCGCACGACGTCGATCCCGGCCAGGGACTCCGGGGCCAGCTGCGACCAGATCACCCAGCCGCCGAACGGGTCGTTCAGCGGTACGCCGTCCAGGGTGACCAGGGTCCGCCCCGCGCCGGACGGCGCGATGGCCCGCAGGCTGATCCCCTGGGTGGTGGGATTGGCCGACAGGCTGGAGGTGCGGCGAAACAGCGACACGCCCGGCGTCTGGCCTATCGCCTCGTCCACCCGCTGGCTCTTCGCCAGGTCGCCCTCGCCCAGATGGACGGCGGAAAACGCAGCCTCGGCCGCGGCCGGCGGCAGGCGCGCGGCGGTGACGATCACCTGCTCGATGGGAGGCGGCGTGTCGAAGGGCATGAGGAGTCTCGTTCAGGGAGCGCGGGCCACCGACCTAAACCGCTTCGCGCGGCGGAAGAACCGCGTCCGGCGCCGCGCTTCTCCTTTGGTACGCTCGGCCGCCCAAAACGTTCAATCTGGCCCATGCCGCGCGGCGCCTGGCGAGACTTAACGCTGGCCCTGGAGCCCGCTCGCCACGCCCGCCAGGCGGTCGTCCCCGAAGGCGCGAGGCCTTCTCCCCACCGGGAAGACTGTCCGAGAGTCTAGCAGCTTCCCGGATTGTCCCGCTTCAGCACGCAGATCATCTTGTTCCCGCGCGGCGCGCCGTAGACGGCGACCAGGCGGCTCTCGAAATAGGCCCACTTGGCCCGGGTGTCCTGGGCGGCGACGTCCATGGCCCGGTTATAGGCCGGCAAGCCGCGCGCGGTGCCGGTGGTGTCCTTGTTGAGCACCGCGTGCCTGATCCGCCCACTGCAGTACAGCGACTCCGGGAAGCCGTCGTAGCAGCCGCTGATCAGGCCCGCCGGAAACGCGCCGCCAGCCGGCGACAGCCATGGCGCGGGCGCGGCGTGGTTCAGGCCCTGGGGATCGGCGATCGAGGGCGCGGCGCGCGGCGTGTCGATCCAGTTGCTGTGCGAGTAGAAATCCTGGGCGGCGTGGAACGCCATGCCCATGTCCTCGAACACGTTGCACTTGGCCCGGCCCTTGACGCCGTTGAACGTGCAGCCGCCGAAGATGCTGGTGCTGCCCAGCTGCAGGTTCGGCTTCACCAGGCCGGCCGCGTCGCTCACCGCCGCATTGATGTTGTTGTAGATGTAGGTGCGGCACGAGGTCAGGATATTCTGGGCGGTGGCGGCGCTCTGGGGATAGGCGCCCGGCGTGAAGAAGTCGCCGCCGTCGCAGTGGGCGGGCTTGCTGCTCATCAGGCCGCGCGTCGGGTTGTCGGGCGCGCCGACCGCGCCCCAGGTGCCGTTCTTGCCGGCCAGCTGATCCAGCGAGTCCGATCCGAAGCCGAACGTGGCCAGGCCGCTGCGCGTGATGCGCTCATGCTCGGCGTTCTGGCCCAGGCTGCGGATGGTGCCAAAGGCCTGGGCCTTGGGGGTGAGAGCCTGCGGCGTGAGCAGGATCGAGGCGGCGACGGCCGCCAAAGCCATGGAACGCTTACGCATGACGATACCTCCCTGATTATTCAATCAAAGGTTACATCCATGCGCGCGAAAGTACAGCTCAGATCCTGCCGTCGCGCGCCGTCCTGTGCGCTCAGAGCCACAGGCCGGTCGCTGTCATTCCGTCACCCCAGAACCCCTCGGCGGGCCGCGTCATCCGCCCGTCCGCCACCCGGCAGCCGCCGGGATGGTCCTGCGCCAGCCACCAGGGTCCGTCCAGGTCGGCGAAGGCGCAGGAGCCCGCCAGGTGCAGGGCGGGCGCGATGGCCAGGGACGAGGCCACCATGCAGCCGACCATCAGGACGAAGCCGTGGTTGCGCGCTTCCTCCAGCATCAGCAGGGCCTCGGACAGTCCGCCGGCCTTGTCGAGCTTGAGGTTCACGGCGCGATAGCGGCCCTTGAGCGCCGCCAGATCCTCGGCCACGTGCACCGACTCGTCGGCGCAGATCGGGTAAGGCGGATCGTAGCCCTCCAGCGCCTGATCCTCGCCGGCCGGCAAGGGCTGCTCGACCAGGGCGATGTTGAGGTCCGACAGCACGGGCTTGAGACCGTCGAGCGTCGCGAAGTCCCAGCCCTCGTTGGGATCGACGATCAGCCGGGCGTCCGGCGCGGCCCGGGCCACGGCCAGCAGCCGGGCGGCGGGATCGTCGGCCGACAGCTTGACCTTGATCAGCGGGGCGGAAGCCACGGCCCGGGCGGCCGCGGCCATGGCTTCGGGGCCGTCCAGGCTGACCGTCACGGCGGTGACCAAGCTGTCGGGAACGCGCAAGGCGGTCAGGGCCTCAACGCTCAACCCCTCCCGCTTGGCCCGCAGGTCCCAGAGGGCGCAGTCCAGGGCGTTGCGCGCCGCGCCGGCCGTCAGCAGGGCCAAGGCCTCGTGCGGCCCCGCGCCCTCGCGCAAGGCCTGGGCGGCGGGGCGCAGCTGGGCGACCACGCTGTCGACCGTCTCGCCGTAGCGGGCGTAGGGCACGCTCTCGCCGCGACCGACCAGCTCGCCCTCGACGATCTCGACCACCACGACCTCGGCGGCGGTCTTGACCCCGCGCGAGATGCGGAACGGGGCCTTCAGGCGGTGGCTGACATGGGCGATGGAGACGATGCGCTGCATGCCCCCTGCCATCCCACCGATCGCTCGACTTGGCTAGCCTAGTGGCGACGGCGGATCGGCGAGTCGGCGCGGCGCTCGCGGAACACCTGCATCGCCAGGCCCGGCCGCACCACGAACAGGGCGGCCCAGACCAGCAGCACGCCGGCGTAGTTCAGAGCGCCGAGAACGCCGCCGGGCCGGCCGGGACGGGTGAAGCGGACCGAACGGGGTTGGGGCTGGAACAGGCTGGGCATGGCGATGTCGGTCATGGCGTCCTCCGTGGATGCGCCGACCTTCGCCGGTCGATGCGTCAGATCCGGACGTAGAGACGGACGCTGCTCGGCCCCATATGTCCCTCGCGGGCGTTAGGCCCATGGACAAAGGAGCGCCACGCGCATGAGCAAGCCGGTGACCATCACCATTCCCCACCAGCTGGGGGCGGCCGAGGCGCGCCGCCGCATCGAGGAAGGGTTCGGCCAGTTGCTCAG
It encodes:
- the didA gene encoding DNA damage-induced SOS-independent cell division inhibitor A translates to MTDIAMPSLFQPQPRSVRFTRPGRPGGVLGALNYAGVLLVWAALFVVRPGLAMQVFRERRADSPIRRRH
- the dgcA gene encoding N-acetyl-D-Glu racemase DgcA; this translates as MQRIVSIAHVSHRLKAPFRISRGVKTAAEVVVVEIVEGELVGRGESVPYARYGETVDSVVAQLRPAAQALREGAGPHEALALLTAGAARNALDCALWDLRAKREGLSVEALTALRVPDSLVTAVTVSLDGPEAMAAAARAVASAPLIKVKLSADDPAARLLAVARAAPDARLIVDPNEGWDFATLDGLKPVLSDLNIALVEQPLPAGEDQALEGYDPPYPICADESVHVAEDLAALKGRYRAVNLKLDKAGGLSEALLMLEEARNHGFVLMVGCMVASSLAIAPALHLAGSCAFADLDGPWWLAQDHPGGCRVADGRMTRPAEGFWGDGMTATGLWL
- a CDS encoding YeiH family protein, coding for MNSDLDTDTAAARALFQSLEGMEGLSRPEPAAAAKGATRLPGQSALIKLYPGVLVAVTIALASQWLAQHYGAPVMLFALLFGMTFHFLHQEGRCIPGIEFSSKAVLRFGVALLGARITASQILGLGLTPIVTVIVGIGSTIGLGAFLARRMGLRSSFGVLSGGAVGICGASAALAIASVLPRGKDAERDTILAVVTVTALSTIAMITYPLLTAALHLDHTRAGIFLGGTIHDVAQVVGAGYMISPHTGDVATYVKLLRVTMLLPVVFTIAFVVARMGPGAAGGAKATVPLFLVGFAALVIVNSLGWLAKPVTDAANEISRWCLVTAIAGLGMKTSFKDLMTAGWRPVALMVFETVWIAGVVLVAVEFFT
- a CDS encoding ABC transporter permease gives rise to the protein MAALSFRLAARELRSGVRGFRIFLACLALGVAAIAAAGSTAEAFRHGLASQAREILGGDLYASVENRDFTSAERAAFDRLGITTYTAAARAMAEAPSGDRRLVSLRGVDHRFPLAGTVKVDGAPDLKTALADRDGVSGAAVEPALLDRLHLKLGDRFTVGPITLRASAVLVSEPDGLSRGFALGPRVLVRREVLERSGLLAPGGLSGRAVRVALPASQDPRAVGKAVQARFPDAGFEVRDRLDAAPGARRLIDQLEYFLGFIGLASLVAGGLGVAGAVSAYLATREPSIAVLKALGADGALIRNLYLIQIGLLAVLGVAIGLAIGAVAPLVLGQLAGPSLPIPALFAVYPLPLAKAGLFGLLAAAAFSLVPLARARRAPPSALFRRSLGGRLPLSLETLGAVLAGAGLAALAVATAPTPIAAAIMIAGVAVSFAVLWALGRAAAWGAGKMRRLVSGPAKLGLANLAGPRSAARTASPAIGLGVALLACVVLIQSALLTQITTTAPRTAPAMVFTEIPGGQAAAFDAEVAQVMPLTLETYLRLPFVTGRISGLKGRPVDKDRIKPGQRWAFDNDIGMTLLSGAPPSNQDGGGETTAGRWWRPDYAGPPLLALNAELAEGAGLKVGDSVTLTILGRDIEARVAVLRRIEFGGFGPNFNVVLNARALEGADLRNVAIARLGKPQEAALTRRLGDSFPGVNVISVREQLDAAAALFDRLALAVRGAAAVAGLAGLLVLAGAIAAGARARAREAATLKVLGATRGQILAAYAIEYGAVGLIAGAAGVALGFAAAWPVVVKVFEARWSVDWGGVMILLVGAAGLSTAGGLLAAALALAQRPAPVLRAE
- a CDS encoding TonB-dependent receptor — protein: MPFDTPPPIEQVIVTAARLPPAAAEAAFSAVHLGEGDLAKSQRVDEAIGQTPGVSLFRRTSSLSANPTTQGISLRAIAPSGAGRTLVTLDGVPLNDPFGGWVIWSQLAPESLAGIDVVRGAGAGPYGAGALTGVIGLKERDAGVAADVSVGELGSKRASAAATSTFGRFEFTGAAFYDKSDGYVPVRGDARGAADTRTDLEAKSISGRVDMATALGLLSLRGGFFEEDRGAGLAGARANASGNVFSATLVKAPRGAALGWKLQAWRRTSDLFNSSVAVAAGRSATTPANSQDKTPATGWGLNGALRRKAGGLEWELGADARLNDGEERERYSYLGGTYTRNRVAGGKTAVAGAYADGSWTAGSWLVAGGLRLDHWATTDGFRVERSALTGAVLLDQHPADRDGEVVSGRLGVTRDLGGGTTARLAGYTGFRPASLNELYRPFRVGNDVTEANAGLKPERLQGLEAGVSHKGDKGLVEATAFWNRIEDPIVNVTLGAGPGTFPIGGFIPAGGVLRQRQNAGTIDAVGLEGRAERTVGAVTLSSALSVTDARVDGGSTAPQLTGKRPAQAPIWSATAGLSAELTETLALTTDLTWEGKRFEDDLNSRVLDPAWRLDARLDWRVKPLVTLYLVGDNLLDANIQTSRTADGVAGYAAPRVVRVGLRVAL
- a CDS encoding M15 family metallopeptidase, giving the protein MKILRWLIWVLGGLAVLVAAFVAWVMWPGKRPAPALPPPSASAPREPAQYAPPTYLPSNDPPASPTLRAAPGGSPEDCNAGGASASAAPVNAASLTTLTWTPFGRAETGWEIYAPRVAHEVQTACAPGTPRFAAALARWQGGHGLKPTGTFDPETFKVMLVRWHRARPFVKVNGEGICPGAPSVALLSTAKPEESYGGKAIQLRPGALDAYRRMVAEAKAAGVVRDPRALTLFSGFRDPAADAARCARDNNCQGVSRTICSAHRTGLAVDLFIAAAPGFGPDSSADPNRLAMTRSDLYRWLVANAGRFGFVNYVFEPWHWEWTGEPMLPGVPIASLPLAGSGRPGDPLLTPPAAPAPAAAPAPRPPPKGPPPSKAPPRRPAGS
- a CDS encoding ABC transporter ATP-binding protein encodes the protein MAAGSTPVLALEAVTLTLPSAAGPVNILRGVDLAVGPGERLAVIGPSGSGKSSLIAVGAGLEQPTSGAVRLFGQDLARLDEDGRARLRRGRAALVFQAFHLLPNMTAEENVATPLEIAGARDALATARQWLGRVGLSGRLTHYPHQLSGGEQQRVALARALAARPALLFADEPTGNLDAKTATTVADLMFALIAEVGAALVMVTHDPVLAERADRIVRMADGQIDTRKIDTGKILA
- a CDS encoding L,D-transpeptidase family protein; the protein is MPLPLRPVVLLLGCLAATAACSDPAPKPDKPAVSKPAAPPAKPQTPVVAAPAVAPAAPSPLAQAVNAAAFDPAATTPQARQAYLTRAQVLLDRAHFSPGVIDGREGSNLTLAISAFQEARRLTVDGKLSPAVWDALVADAGPALTDYVITPEDVAGPFTPDIPKDDYEAMAKLPALGYGSPLEALAEKFHMDEPLLQALNPGVDFSQAGTTIIVAALGPDGLDGKVTRIEIDNARGVLKAYADGDKLLAVYPATVGSTERPAPVGEWAVNTVAPRPTYTYDPSRLTFGKPTGKLTIKAGPNNPVGSTWIDLTKDTYGIHGTPDPKLVNKRASHGCVRLTNWDAAELGAAVQKGAKVVFEGKPVR
- a CDS encoding arylesterase gives rise to the protein MSLPARFPDRRAFLAGLLLATQAAAAPRTQLTPSPRPPVVTVLGDSITAGLGLPARDAMPAQLQAALTRMGVLATVRAAGVSGDTSGGGLARVNFSVAPDTALCVVALGGNDLLQGIEPRVTKANLRGILQSLRQRRIGIVLVGVGAPPLIGAAYAREFNALYPALAREFSVPLYANILAGVGGSRQLMQGDGIHPNAAGARIIGGKLAPLVAQALKTIPTQTAAR